The genomic segment CCCAACATCTGAAGATTGAAGAGAGGATGGGGGCTGGAAACCCGCCACTGGTCCGGGAGCGGGCGGAGCGGGCAAAGTCCACGTTCCAAAGTTTCAAGCAGTGGCTAGCCGAGAAACGAGCCGAAAATCGCGAAGAGGAAGTGACACAAACGAATCCTGGACAACTCCCGACGTTCCGAGAATGGCTGGCAGAACAGAAAGGGTGATAAACAGGGGGCGGTTGCATGCCGGGCTTGCTGGCTGATGTGAACGTCCAAGGGCACCTCCCGTATTTAACACGGCTCATGGATGGGCTCGGTCTTCTGGAAGTGTTGGCAGAACTCCAAATTGAGTTCGTGACCTTTCCCGACCGCGGACTCGATCGTCACATGGGCGATCGGGATCTCTGGAACTATTGCCAGGCGAATGACTTGGTGCTGCTTACGGAAAACCGGAACCACGAGAACGAGAATTCCCTGGATGCAACGATTCAAGACTCGTGGCGCGAAGGCCGTCTTCCCGTCCTGACGTTGGCGAACAAAGGACGATTTGAGAACAGCCCTAAGTATGCCGAGCAGGTTGCCAAGGATATGG from the Fimbriiglobus ruber genome contains:
- a CDS encoding DUF433 domain-containing protein, whose protein sequence is MSEEIADRGRGPEIVGTRITVYNLLPSFLDPTVSEDEICRVYELTPGQVAAARAYVLNNPDTVLAQHLKIEERMGAGNPPLVRERAERAKSTFQSFKQWLAEKRAENREEEVTQTNPGQLPTFREWLAEQKG